From one Felis catus isolate Fca126 chromosome E2, F.catus_Fca126_mat1.0, whole genome shotgun sequence genomic stretch:
- the CMTR2 gene encoding cap-specific mRNA (nucleoside-2'-O-)-methyltransferase 2, producing MSKCRKPPLGSSPETFSPDVVADIFELFAKNFSYGKPLNNEWQLPDPGEIFTCDHTEFNALLDLKNSLNEVKNLLSDKKLDEWHEHTAFTNKAGKIISHVKKSVNAELCTQAWCKFHEILCSFPLIPQEAFQNGKLNSLHLCEAPGAFIASLNHYLKSHRFPCDWSWVANTLNPYHEANDNLMMIMDDRLIANTLHWWYFGPDNTGDIMNLKYLTGLQNFISNMATIHLITADGSFDCQGNPGEQEALVSSLHYCEVVTALTTLGNGGSFVLKMFTLFEHCSINLMYLLNCSFDQVHVFKPATSKAGNSEVYVVCLRYKGREAIHPLLSKMVLNFGTEMTQKALFPHHVIPESFLKRHEECCMFFHKYQLETISENIRLFQCMGKGEQTKLNTLRDCAVQYFMEKFQLKPLSRNNWLVKKSSIGCSTNTKRFGQRNRYFKTYNERKMLETLSWKDKVAKGYFNSWAEEHAVYHSGQSSLLEGTASSLECHLWNILEGKKLPKVKCSPFCDGEILKALNEAIEKSLGGALNLDSKFWPKQQDYCSCHIFTEELIFTELFSLTKCLQDEQVVEPSNRIKCLLVGFPTLSDIKTHIPLEVQFLEPAELMTCSCSLLHDGDPFYQQLFLDCFLRALQQLQTGDAMILPVLSCFTRFMAGLIFVLHNCFRFITFSCPTSSEPLKTCAVLLCVGYQDLPNPVFQYLQNVNDLLSSLLNSDAPQQVLQFVPMEVLLKGALLDFLWDLNAAIAKRHLHVIIQGEREEIISSLQL from the coding sequence atgagtAAGTGCAGAAAACCAcccctgggttcaagtcctgagaCATTCAGCCCAGATGTTGTTGCTGACATTTTTGAACTCTTTGCCAAGAACTTTTCTTATGGCAAGCCACTTAATAACGAGTGGCAATTACCAGATCCCGGTGAGATTTTCACTTGTGACCACACGGAATTTAATGCATTGCTTGATTTGAAGAACTCCCTAAATGAAGTAAAAAACCTACTGAGTGACAAGAAATTGGATGAGTGGCATGAACACACTGCTTTTaccaataaagctggaaaaataatttctcatgtGAAAAAATCTGTGAACGCTGAACTTTGTACTCAAGCGTGGTGTAAGTTTCATGAAATCTTGTGCAGCTTTCCACTTATTCCACAGGAAGCTTTTCAGAATGGAAAACTGAATTCCCTACACCTTTGTGAAGCTCCTGGAGCTTTTATAGCTAGTCTCAATCACTACTTAAAATCCCATCGGTTCCCCTGTGATTGGAGTTGGGTAGCTAATACTTTGAATCCATACCATGAAGCAAATGACAATCTTATGATGATTATGGATGACCGACTTATAGCAAATACCTTGCATTGGTGGTACTTTGGTCCAGATAACACCGGTGATATCATGAACTTGAAATATCTGACTGGACTTCAGAATTTCATAAGCAACATGGCTACCATTCACTTGATCACTGCAGATGGGAGTTTTGATTGCCAAGGAAACCCAGGTGAACAAGAAGCTTTAGTCTCTTCTTTGCATTACTGTGAAGTTGTCACTGCTCTGACGACTCTTGGAAATGGTGGCTCTTTTGTTCTGAAGATGTTTACTTTGTTTGAACATTGTTCCATAAACCTGATGTACCTGCTAAACTGTTCTTTTGACCAAGTCCATGTTTTCAAACCTGCTACTAGCAAGGCAGGAAACTCAGAAGTCTATGTGGTATGTCTCCGTTATAAGGGAAGAGAGGCAATCCATCCTCTGTTATCTAAGATGGTGCTGAACTTTGGGACTGAAATGACCCAGAAAGCTCTCTTTCCCCATCATGTGATTCCCGAATCTTTTCTTAAAAGGCATGAAGAATGTTGTATGTTCTTTCATAAATACCAGCTAGAGACTATTTCTGAGAACATTCGTCTGTTTCAGTGCATGGGAAAAGGggaacaaacaaaactgaatacTTTAAGGGACTGTGCTGTTCAATATTTTATGGAAAAGTTTCAGTTGAAGCCTCTTTCCAGAAATAATTGGCTAGTGAAAAAATCTAGTATTGGTTGTAGTACAAATACAAAACGGTTTGGGCAGaggaacagatattttaaaacctataatgaaaggaaaatgctGGAAACCCTTTCATGGAAAGATAAGGTGGCCAAAGGATACTTTAATAGTTGGGCGGAAGAACATGCTGTGTATCATTCTGGGCAGAGTTCTCTCTTAGAAGGGACAGCTTCCAGTCTTGAGTGTCACTTATGGAatattttagaaggaaagaaactgcCAAAGGTAAAGTGTTCTCCTTTCTGTGATGGTGAAATTTTAAAGGCTCTTAATGAAGCAATTGAAAAGTCATTAGGAGGAGCCTTGAATTTGGATTCCAAGTTCTGGCCCAAACAGCAGGATTATTGTTCTTGTCATATTTTTACTGAAGAACTGATATTTACTGAGTTGTTTAGCCTTACCAAGTGCCTTCAGGATGAGCAGGTCGTAGAACCCAGCAACCGAATAAAGTGCCTGCTTGTGGGCTTTCCAACCCTCAGTGACATCAAAACGCATATACCCTTGGAAGTTCAGTTCTTGGAACCAGCGGAACTCATGACTTGCAGCTGTTCGTTGCTTCATGATGGAGACCCATTTTACCAGCAGCTGTTTTTGGACTGCTTTCTACGTGCGTTGCAGCAGCTTCAGACAGGAGATGCTATGATTTTGCCTGTACTTTCTTGTTTTACGAGATTTATGGCTGGTTTGATTTTTGTACTCCACAATTGTTTTAGATTCATCACATTTTCTTGTCCCACTTCCTCTGAGCCCCTGAAGACCTGTGCAGTCCTGCTGTGTGTGGGTTACCAGGACCTTCCGAACCCAGTTTTCCAGTATCTGCAGAATGTGAATGACTTGTTGAGCTCTTTGCTGAATTCTGATGCACCCCAGCAGGTTTTACAATTTGTGCCAATGGAGGTGCTCCTTAAGGGGGCACTGCTTGATTTTTTGTGGGATTTGAATGCTGCCATTGCTAAAAGGCATTTGCATGTGATtattcaaggagagagagaagaaatcatCAGCAGCCTTCAGCTATGA